One genomic region from Phycisphaeraceae bacterium encodes:
- a CDS encoding sulfotransferase, giving the protein MGLLSKLSGRATEVQPRPEASGTGSNATRPNLILAGAPRSGTSSLRYYLMEHPDIAMLVGKDFEPVGGEDVGLPFNSPFVAHSHRAGALEAYDACCERVRGRHPYIGVSVRYAIYYPHLMHNIRHHLPDARLLFILRNPIDRARSSYTYTPPEKRDKTFDEMIRIEQHEAEEAAKFSNRGQWKNLFKPGGETNSIIERGLYAPCLRRILDIFPREQVHVIRFEAFKRDPNAELTRVLDWLGLRPHTFARTDEVKGQSTDTDVISPQTRAMLSDYYAEFNQQLWDLLGWDGQPWS; this is encoded by the coding sequence ATGGGACTGCTGAGCAAACTGTCCGGACGCGCAACCGAAGTCCAGCCCAGGCCCGAGGCAAGCGGCACCGGCAGCAACGCGACGCGGCCGAACCTCATTCTCGCCGGGGCGCCCCGCAGCGGCACCAGTTCGCTCCGCTACTACCTCATGGAACACCCCGACATCGCCATGCTCGTCGGCAAGGACTTCGAGCCCGTCGGCGGCGAAGACGTCGGCCTGCCCTTCAACAGCCCCTTCGTCGCCCACTCGCACCGGGCCGGGGCGCTCGAGGCCTATGACGCCTGCTGTGAGCGTGTGCGCGGCAGACACCCGTACATCGGCGTGTCGGTCCGCTACGCGATCTACTACCCCCACCTCATGCACAACATCCGCCACCACCTGCCCGACGCCAGACTGCTCTTCATCCTCCGCAACCCCATCGACCGCGCGCGATCCTCGTACACCTACACCCCGCCCGAGAAACGCGACAAGACTTTCGACGAGATGATCCGCATCGAACAGCACGAGGCCGAGGAAGCCGCGAAGTTTTCCAACCGCGGCCAGTGGAAGAACCTCTTCAAGCCCGGCGGCGAAACCAACAGCATCATCGAGCGCGGCCTCTACGCCCCGTGCCTCCGCCGCATCCTCGACATCTTCCCCCGCGAGCAGGTCCACGTCATCCGGTTCGAGGCGTTCAAGCGCGATCCCAACGCCGAGCTCACCCGCGTGCTCGACTGGCTCGGCCTGCGGCCGCACACTTTTGCCCGCACCGACGAGGTCAAGGGCCAGAGCACGGACACCGACGTCATCTCGCCGCAGACGCGCGCGATGCTCAGCGACTATTACGCCGAGTTCAATCAGCAGCTCTGGGATCTGCTCGGCTGGGACGGCCAGCCCTGGAGCTGA
- a CDS encoding acetylxylan esterase: MIEPDDYGMGAEEALARVGDPTRAMLHKPFWNQWWKAVIASRPVLRERATPDPSDPGATHEFESYHHVRIGCRLVLPQQPPRGGVVILHGYEDVPTLAEQAREEMDLVTEGLAVLLVRVRGFAGSRLDTPGIPPGGGGGASGWITCGLDDPADGLSGAASWVLPHAAADVVDACRALRNYLIEHATPDAELFLKGHCLGATLAIIATAKLMGQLPHESIVERLVVALPTLADWSWRQLHRAPSRGTGAEIEALLRAHASRRDLLLDRLRLADPVIHAQNVRCRVLCMLAERDDVAPAPAAAAVYNALGSDIGRKWRFVVPFGHCDGGIINARRHALFERCTRDFLNPARKPRQSMLAWEPLLRRGQRPPTNREET; the protein is encoded by the coding sequence GTGATCGAACCCGACGACTACGGCATGGGCGCTGAAGAAGCGCTGGCCCGCGTCGGCGATCCGACGCGCGCGATGCTGCACAAGCCCTTCTGGAACCAGTGGTGGAAAGCCGTCATCGCGTCGCGGCCGGTGCTGCGCGAGCGCGCCACCCCCGATCCGAGCGACCCGGGCGCCACGCACGAGTTCGAGAGCTACCACCACGTGCGCATCGGCTGCCGGCTCGTGCTGCCCCAGCAGCCACCGCGCGGCGGCGTGGTCATTCTCCACGGCTACGAGGACGTCCCGACGCTCGCCGAGCAGGCGCGCGAGGAGATGGATCTGGTCACCGAGGGGCTGGCCGTCCTGCTCGTGCGGGTGCGCGGCTTTGCGGGCTCGCGGCTTGATACTCCCGGCATCCCGCCCGGCGGCGGCGGCGGGGCGTCGGGCTGGATCACCTGCGGGCTCGATGATCCCGCCGACGGCCTGAGCGGGGCCGCGTCATGGGTGCTGCCGCACGCGGCCGCGGATGTCGTCGATGCCTGCCGGGCCCTGCGCAACTATCTCATCGAGCACGCAACCCCCGACGCCGAACTCTTTCTCAAGGGCCACTGTCTCGGGGCGACGCTGGCGATCATCGCCACGGCCAAACTCATGGGCCAGCTGCCGCACGAGTCGATCGTCGAACGCCTCGTGGTCGCACTTCCCACGCTCGCCGACTGGAGCTGGCGTCAACTGCATCGCGCCCCGTCGCGCGGCACCGGCGCCGAGATCGAGGCCCTGCTTCGCGCCCATGCATCGCGCCGCGACCTACTGCTCGACCGCCTGCGTCTGGCCGACCCCGTCATCCACGCTCAGAACGTGCGCTGCCGCGTGCTGTGCATGCTGGCCGAGCGTGACGACGTCGCGCCCGCCCCGGCGGCGGCGGCGGTCTACAACGCCCTTGGCTCTGATATCGGCCGCAAGTGGCGCTTCGTCGTCCCCTTCGGCCACTGCGACGGGGGCATCATCAACGCCCGCCGCCACGCGTTGTTTGAGCGCTGCACGCGCGATTTTCTCAACCCCGCCCGCAAGCCGCGCCAGAGCATGCTCGCCTGGGAGCCTTTGCTCCGCCGCGGCCAGCGTCCCCCGACGAATCGCGAGGAAACCTGA